ttaacaaaagagaagagaaccgaaaaaataaaatcatcgGTAAGATCGAAGAATGGAACCACAAAAGGTACAAATGATAGCTCTCCAAGATTTGCAATAGAAGGGGACATAGCAAAATCTAGTAAAAGTTTTCATGTCAGCAACACTTGCTCCACCACCGCATCTTGAGCAAATCCCCGCCGCCGGCTTGCTTTTTCTCACTTCCCTTGTCTGATCAACGAGAAAGCAGAAGCATACCATGATGTTTTACTGTCCTGTTTCTACTTTATACTTGAACTTTTTAAGACTGTTTTGGGATGCTTGGAAAGTGTTTCAGTTGTATAGAGAAATTGGGCAAGCAAGTAAAGTTTACGTGGCTATAGAGCATTTTATATTGTAATAGACGTGTTAAGGATCGAGCAACTAGCTTGGTGT
The sequence above is drawn from the Ricinus communis isolate WT05 ecotype wild-type chromosome 7, ASM1957865v1, whole genome shotgun sequence genome and encodes:
- the LOC8262121 gene encoding uncharacterized protein LOC8262121, with amino-acid sequence MVCFCFLVDQTREVRKSKPAAGICSRCGGGASVADMKTFTRFCYVPFYCKSWRAIICTFCGSILRSYR